The following nucleotide sequence is from Echeneis naucrates chromosome 5, fEcheNa1.1, whole genome shotgun sequence.
CAATAATATGAGTCAGAAGTGCAAATAAGAAAGGCCACCTATGAGAAGAAAAGGCATCTGAGTGAAGCAACAAATACACTTTGGTttatcttcctctgtctctctctgctgttttcagggCGGGGTGTATCTAATTGACATCCAGATTTTCTAAATGGATAGAAATCATAACCTGAACCTCCTGACAATCACAGCGTCATCCTTGGGACTGTACGGTAGCTTTTGACCTTATTTTCAAACCTTTGTTTTCTGGCCGCACTTCCTGGCTTTGAAGGATGGGTGATGGGCCTGTGACTGATCCTGCCAGCCTGCCTTATTCCACCCTTCAATGGAGCCGATGTGGAACTCCTCCCACCCACCTCCACAGCTCATGTCCAATGTGTCTGCCTCCTCTCTGCCTGAGGGCTGGGCTCTCTCCCAGTCGTTAGCCCTGCTGGCCATGCTGCTCATGGATCTGCTGGCTGTGGTGGGTAATGTAGCTGTCATGGCAGTCATTGCCAAGGCCCCACAGCTCCACAAGTTTGCCTTCGTCTTCCACCTGTGTGTGGTGGACTTGCTGGCAGCCCTGGTGCTGATGCCCCTTGGCATGCTCTCGAGCCGAGCATTCTTCGGGGAGGCCCTGTGCCGGAGCTACCTCTTTCTCAGCGTGTGCCTGGTCAGCGCTGCcatcctctccatctctgtcatcAATGTAGAGCGGTATTACTATATCATACACCCTATGCGATATGAAGTGAAGATGACTGTTGGCCTGGTTACGTCAGTGCTCGTGGGGATATGGGTCAAAGCCCTGGCCATGTCTGCTCTGCCACTGCTTGCTTGGTTCCTGCAAGGTGGAAAAACTCCTCTTCTGGAGAGCAGTggggttggaggaggaggaagtggggCTGTCCCATCTCCCCCTGCTCAGGGTCACCGGCGCTGCTCACTGCATTGGACAGGGGGCGGGTCAAACCGCTTGGCCTTTATGGTCCTCTTTACTCTGGTATATTTCCTGTGTCCACTACTAGTCATTCTTGTTGTGTACTGCAATGTGTTCAAAGTGGCTCGGGTAGCTGCCATGCACCACGGGCCTCTGCCCACCTGGATGGAAACGCCTCGTCGCCAGCGGTCCGAATCGCTCAGCAGCCGTTCCACCATGGTTACCAGCTCTGGGACtgggacagggacaggaagagTGACTCCACATCGGCCCTTTGGCGGAGGAAAGGCTGCGGCAGTGTTAGCAGCAGTAGGGGGGCAATTCCTCTGTTGCTGGCTGCCCTACTTCACTTTCCACCTGTATTCAGCTCTGGCTGCCAGCCCTCCAGCCACACTGGCCACTCTGGAGGAAGTGGTCACCTGGATTGGCTATTTCTGCTTCACCTCCAATCCCTTCTTCTATGGCTGTCTCAACAGACAGATCCGCGAGGAGCTGGGCAAGCATCTGCCGTGTCTATTTCGTCGAGCGGGGGTTGAGGTGGAGGACAGGCTGCCCAGCCGTGAAGGATCCATAGAGGAAAACTTCCTTCAGTTTCTCCAGGGCACCGGCTGCAACTTGGATCCTCAAAACTCTCACAGCACCTCCAGCCCTAAGGGAGAGGCCTGCTGCCCTGTGGCTCAGTGCCAAACAGCTGAGCCAGCACAGCCAATACCCATCGATTTCCGTATTCCTGGACAAATTGCAGAGGAGACTTCGGAGTTTATTGAGACTGAACAGGTGAAAAACAACCACATAtatacagaaaattaaatttgtAATGTCTTGATTTCCTTAAAATAACTATACTTTTGGTCATTCAGATATAAActgtttcaggaaaaaaaaagttgctttaTTTCTACTGACTTTAAATTGTATCTTTGAATCATTGCACTTCGCTCATCAAGTTCCATCCTAGTTTTTGGAAATGATCACAGTGATACAgggaaatgcatttatttgagATGCCTTTCTGTCATTTGCAGTTGACCAGAGAAATTACTGGTAGATTTTTCAAAACTGGCTGAATTTAGGCTTTCCACACAACCGCTGAACTCTGTACAGTAAATGACTAagtaaattaataataatgtaatatattgaagtgaaaataacattaaacatttagCATTAACATtaaacacatgaatacacatGTATTCAAAGATAAATGTTTCCAGTGTTTCCCTTTTGAGCTTTCATTGATCAATTTGTAggtcattttgtgtttatttggatTAAGTAGGCCAATTTTAAAGTCTCCATGGATAATGATTTCAATGAATACTTGGTGAAATGCACTGTCAATtacaattaattacattaattacaATTAATGATTTTGTTATTACACACTGATCTTCTGCGATTGCTTTTCAGAAGCAGTTTAAATGGCTCCATATGCCAACAGATCCTGTATTTGTAACTATCAACTGTCAATCATTTTGAGACTTTGGCAagttgattctttttttttttttatgtaattactGTAAGAATAATACTGTAAGTAAGTAATGTCAAAGAAGacagcaataaaacacaaagttatcTGAGTGGTGCATTAAAGGAAAAGCActattttcacttttgattgGAACGTGAGCTTTCATTATATCACTCTTAC
It contains:
- the LOC115044087 gene encoding G-protein coupled receptor 61-like, which produces MEPMWNSSHPPPQLMSNVSASSLPEGWALSQSLALLAMLLMDLLAVVGNVAVMAVIAKAPQLHKFAFVFHLCVVDLLAALVLMPLGMLSSRAFFGEALCRSYLFLSVCLVSAAILSISVINVERYYYIIHPMRYEVKMTVGLVTSVLVGIWVKALAMSALPLLAWFLQGGKTPLLESSGVGGGGSGAVPSPPAQGHRRCSLHWTGGGSNRLAFMVLFTLVYFLCPLLVILVVYCNVFKVARVAAMHHGPLPTWMETPRRQRSESLSSRSTMVTSSGTGTGTGRVTPHRPFGGGKAAAVLAAVGGQFLCCWLPYFTFHLYSALAASPPATLATLEEVVTWIGYFCFTSNPFFYGCLNRQIREELGKHLPCLFRRAGVEVEDRLPSREGSIEENFLQFLQGTGCNLDPQNSHSTSSPKGEACCPVAQCQTAEPAQPIPIDFRIPGQIAEETSEFIETEQVKNNHIYTEN